A window of Pullulanibacillus sp. KACC 23026 genomic DNA:
TATTCACGCGACATGTTCAAGCCTCCTTTTCACATGTCTCTTAATTTAGTCTATGCGCTCGTTTTGGAGAGTGATTAGGCGTTTGTTCCTCAAAATTTCAGAGAATCAAACAGGAGATTAACTCGAGCTAACGGAATTTTCTTTAAAACTAAAAAGGCAGCCTTAAGGCCACCCTGAATAGTCATTCTATTCTTTAAAAGATGTTGATTGAAGGCATTTGTTAAAAAACTCATTGGACAGATCAGTAGGTCTGAGATTAACATCCGGTCCAAGCAGATCCGAAAGAGCCTGAACCATCTCTCGTCCCACCCCTTGTCCTCTGTAAGACGGATTAACACTGACATGGTGAAGAATGGCAGTCTGATGATCTTGATCCATCTCAATTCCTATGATGCCAATGATGTCTTCATCTTTCCACAAAAACAATTGCCATCGATCATCTTCTTCATATCTCTTGATCGTTTGTTGAAGCCTTTTCAAATCTTTTTCCGAGGGGACAAAAGACAACAGTCCCATTGCTATTTTTTCATAGCTTCGTTTATAACGAATAAGCATGATTCATGAACCCCTTAATTTCAGGTAACATCGTATAGGTTACATCACTATATCTTATTATATCCAACCCACTCCTATTTGTACCAAGATAAGTGTGTCAAACGTGCAATAAATGACACTTTCCGTGTGTACAAAAAGGATTGGCTACCATTACTTAATAATAATCACTAAAGATAAGGATAGTCTCTTGATTAGATTCTGTCAATGCACCCCTTGGCTGTTCAAAGCTATATGAGAGGCGTCATTAATCAAGTTAACTTCTTTGTTTAACCATTTCTGGCATCAGCAAATCTTTTTTTATCAAATCTTCATAGGTTTCCCGTTCGACCACCAGATAGTCCTTCTCATTCTCAACAAAAATGACGGCTGGCCTTCCTATTCGATTATAATTATTCGCCATTGAATACCCATAAGCGCCCGTGCAGAAAACAGCCAGCACATCCCCTGCTGCTGGTGTGGGAAGCGGCAAATCCCAAATCAGCATATCGCCTGATTCACAACATT
This region includes:
- a CDS encoding GNAT family N-acetyltransferase; this translates as MLIRYKRSYEKIAMGLLSFVPSEKDLKRLQQTIKRYEEDDRWQLFLWKDEDIIGIIGIEMDQDHQTAILHHVSVNPSYRGQGVGREMVQALSDLLGPDVNLRPTDLSNEFFNKCLQSTSFKE